In Roseisolibacter agri, a genomic segment contains:
- a CDS encoding aspartate ammonia-lyase, producing the protein MTPTSSVLADRLRGTAFLHGLPDSYFWRLARAVTPESYAPGEALFNEGDERRLFAILLDGAVAIERKAEGREVRLSTLGAGEGVGEGLLLGEAGRHGSTARALSPVDAAVMTRPQLDELMKENPPIYAALVARAARAISQRLRSADATLVGRGRTMGFAGGATRREHDLLGERDVPADALYGVQTMRALENFPITGVPLREFPQLVEALAAVKTAAAMANQELGLLSPAVSQAIVQAASEVRGGRHHEHFLVDMIQGGAGTSTNMNANEVIANRALELMGRERGQYETVHPNNHVNLSQSTNDVYPTAVKLALHRSIDGLREAERDLANAFLAKGEEFAPFVKMGRTQLQDAVPMTLGQEFAAFGHTILEDVDRLAEVQGLIREINMGATAIGTKINAPAGYPEAVRKHLSAVTGLELITAPDLVEATADTGVFVQLSGVLKRCAVKLSKICNDLRLLSSGPRAGLGEINLPAMQPGSSIMPGKVNPVIPEVVNQVCFDVIGGDVTVTLAAEAGQLQLNVFEPVIAYRLLGNIATLRNACVVLRERCVQGITANPDRMRWFVENSIGIVTALVPVLGYEASTEIAKEALETGRGVYDLVMERGLMTREQLDEALNPEAMVG; encoded by the coding sequence ATGACCCCGACTTCCTCCGTCCTCGCCGACCGCCTGCGCGGCACCGCGTTCCTGCACGGGCTGCCCGACAGCTACTTCTGGCGGCTCGCGCGCGCCGTCACGCCCGAGTCCTACGCCCCGGGCGAGGCACTCTTCAACGAGGGGGACGAGCGTCGCCTGTTCGCGATCCTGCTCGACGGCGCGGTCGCGATCGAGCGGAAGGCGGAGGGGCGCGAGGTGCGCCTCAGCACCCTGGGCGCCGGCGAGGGGGTGGGCGAGGGGCTGCTGCTGGGCGAGGCGGGCCGCCACGGCTCGACCGCGCGCGCGCTGTCGCCGGTGGACGCGGCGGTGATGACGCGGCCGCAGCTGGACGAGCTGATGAAGGAGAACCCGCCGATCTACGCGGCGCTGGTGGCGCGCGCGGCGCGGGCGATCTCGCAGCGGCTGCGCAGCGCGGACGCGACGCTGGTGGGCCGCGGGCGCACGATGGGCTTCGCGGGCGGCGCGACGCGCCGCGAGCACGACCTGCTGGGCGAGCGCGACGTCCCGGCGGACGCGCTGTACGGCGTGCAGACGATGCGCGCGCTGGAGAACTTCCCGATCACCGGCGTGCCGCTGCGCGAGTTCCCGCAGCTCGTCGAGGCGCTGGCGGCGGTGAAGACGGCGGCCGCGATGGCGAACCAGGAGCTCGGCCTGCTGTCGCCCGCGGTGTCGCAGGCGATCGTGCAGGCCGCGAGCGAGGTGCGCGGCGGGCGGCACCACGAGCACTTCCTGGTCGACATGATCCAGGGCGGCGCCGGCACGTCGACCAACATGAACGCGAACGAGGTGATCGCGAACCGCGCCCTCGAGCTGATGGGCCGCGAGCGCGGGCAGTACGAGACGGTCCACCCGAACAACCACGTCAACCTCTCGCAATCCACCAACGACGTCTATCCGACGGCGGTGAAGCTGGCGCTGCACCGGAGCATCGACGGGCTGCGCGAGGCGGAGCGCGACCTCGCCAACGCGTTCCTGGCCAAGGGCGAGGAGTTCGCGCCGTTCGTGAAGATGGGCCGCACGCAGCTGCAGGACGCGGTGCCGATGACGCTCGGCCAGGAGTTCGCGGCGTTCGGCCACACGATCCTGGAGGACGTCGACCGCCTGGCGGAGGTGCAGGGGCTGATCCGCGAGATCAACATGGGCGCGACGGCGATCGGCACGAAGATCAACGCGCCGGCCGGCTATCCCGAGGCGGTGCGGAAGCACCTGTCGGCGGTGACGGGGCTGGAGCTGATCACCGCGCCCGACCTCGTCGAGGCGACGGCCGACACGGGCGTGTTCGTGCAGCTCTCGGGGGTGCTCAAGCGCTGCGCGGTGAAGCTGTCGAAGATCTGCAACGACCTGCGCCTGCTCTCCAGCGGCCCGCGCGCGGGCCTGGGCGAGATCAACCTGCCGGCGATGCAGCCCGGGTCGTCGATCATGCCGGGCAAGGTGAACCCGGTGATCCCCGAGGTGGTGAACCAGGTCTGCTTCGACGTCATCGGCGGCGACGTGACGGTGACGCTGGCGGCCGAGGCGGGGCAGCTGCAGCTGAACGTGTTCGAGCCGGTGATCGCGTACCGTCTGCTGGGCAACATCGCGACGCTGCGCAACGCGTGCGTGGTGCTGCGCGAGCGGTGCGTGCAGGGGATCACGGCGAACCCGGACCGCATGCGCTGGTTCGTCGAGAACTCGATCGGGATCGTGACGGCGCTCGTGCCGGTGCTCGGCTACGAGGCGTCGACGGAGATCGCGAAGGAGGCGCTGGAGACGGGGCGCGGCGTGTACGACCTCGTGATGGAGCGCGGGCTGATGACGCGCGAGCAGCTGGACGAGGCGCTCAATCCGGAAGCGATGGTCGGGTGA
- a CDS encoding methyl-accepting chemotaxis protein, with amino-acid sequence MSTTSRPTPVSDHAALRQPTDELAIPGWTMEHPLPAEAPATAAPPPPSTPAPRPAGSALVAMLRRGPRPRTIRAWLRAGFGANLILLAMAGAVGVAGLTAANERATAALVDLRVHNDTVQQVGAAVLREILVGSRYAETGDPAYLRRYQQAMDEADQLRRRAMAVHGLSTAERAQLEAIGAKQSATEARLAMVRAYHALNRPQPAERVLAEAMEEVSRIGQDLAQLRTAAAVRGIERESLMADALRTEEVKLAALLAAALAVGAFFAVATSAAVTRPLAALGEELGAMGAGDLREATQRARERTGRRTGRDLRTWVAEDQPAVEYARLGFAVDRARERLRILLGRVQEETDRVTGAARELAQNAGATAVSTQHVTGAVLEISNGASVQLDALHSASAAMEQLAEQGAAIAEAAEASERAGREIRGTATGTRAEIARAVDALLGAREGADDSAREMAALREATAVVDDFVAVISEIASQTHLLALNASIEAARAGSAGRGFAVVAQEVRALAEQSAAAADEVTDNVRRIRERVTSAVTASEAGAARLRDAELVAGGASRALARIEDSVKRVEEASERVTALTFENRAAIEAAERALVSARDAAASHAAAAEEVAASTEETAAAVEQVSATAEELSGGASALRGLLGEFRT; translated from the coding sequence GTGAGCACGACCTCGCGCCCCACCCCGGTGTCCGACCACGCGGCGCTCCGCCAGCCCACCGACGAGCTGGCGATCCCCGGCTGGACGATGGAGCACCCGCTGCCCGCCGAGGCGCCGGCCACGGCCGCTCCGCCCCCGCCTTCCACCCCGGCGCCGCGCCCCGCCGGGTCGGCGCTGGTGGCGATGCTGCGGCGCGGGCCGCGTCCGCGGACGATCCGCGCCTGGCTGCGCGCCGGCTTCGGCGCGAACCTGATCCTGCTGGCGATGGCGGGGGCGGTGGGCGTGGCCGGCCTCACCGCCGCCAACGAGCGCGCCACCGCGGCGCTCGTGGACCTGCGCGTCCACAACGACACGGTGCAGCAGGTGGGCGCGGCGGTGCTGCGCGAGATCCTGGTGGGCTCGCGCTACGCCGAGACGGGGGACCCGGCCTACCTGCGCCGCTACCAGCAGGCGATGGACGAGGCGGACCAGCTCCGCCGCCGCGCGATGGCGGTCCACGGCCTGAGCACCGCGGAGCGCGCGCAGCTGGAGGCGATCGGCGCCAAGCAGTCGGCCACCGAGGCGCGGCTCGCGATGGTGCGCGCGTACCACGCGCTGAACCGCCCGCAGCCCGCCGAGCGCGTGCTCGCCGAGGCGATGGAGGAGGTGTCGCGCATCGGGCAGGATCTGGCGCAGCTGCGCACCGCGGCCGCGGTGCGCGGGATCGAGCGCGAGTCGCTGATGGCCGACGCGCTGCGCACCGAGGAGGTCAAGCTGGCCGCGCTGCTGGCGGCGGCGCTGGCGGTCGGCGCCTTCTTCGCGGTCGCGACGTCGGCGGCGGTCACGCGGCCGCTGGCCGCGCTGGGCGAGGAGCTGGGCGCGATGGGCGCGGGCGACCTGCGCGAGGCGACGCAGCGCGCGCGCGAGCGCACGGGACGCCGCACGGGCCGCGACCTGCGCACCTGGGTGGCCGAGGACCAGCCGGCGGTCGAGTACGCGCGGCTGGGCTTCGCGGTGGACCGCGCGCGCGAGCGCCTGCGGATCCTGCTGGGCCGCGTGCAGGAGGAGACCGACCGCGTCACGGGCGCGGCGCGCGAGCTGGCACAGAACGCCGGCGCGACCGCCGTCTCCACGCAGCACGTGACGGGCGCGGTGCTGGAGATCTCGAACGGCGCGTCGGTGCAGCTGGACGCGCTGCACTCCGCCAGCGCGGCGATGGAGCAGCTGGCCGAGCAGGGCGCGGCGATCGCCGAGGCCGCGGAGGCGTCGGAGCGGGCGGGGCGCGAGATCCGCGGCACGGCGACCGGCACGCGCGCCGAGATCGCGCGGGCGGTGGACGCGCTGCTGGGTGCGCGCGAGGGCGCGGACGACTCGGCGCGCGAGATGGCGGCGCTGCGCGAGGCGACGGCGGTGGTGGACGACTTCGTGGCGGTGATCTCGGAGATCGCGTCGCAGACGCACCTGCTGGCGCTCAACGCGAGCATCGAGGCGGCGCGCGCGGGCAGCGCGGGGCGCGGCTTCGCGGTGGTCGCGCAGGAGGTGCGCGCGCTGGCCGAGCAGAGCGCGGCGGCGGCCGACGAGGTGACGGACAACGTGCGCCGCATCCGCGAGCGCGTGACGAGCGCGGTGACCGCCAGCGAGGCCGGCGCGGCGCGGCTGCGCGACGCGGAGCTGGTGGCCGGCGGCGCGTCGCGCGCGCTGGCCCGCATCGAGGACTCGGTGAAGCGCGTCGAGGAGGCGTCGGAGCGCGTGACCGCGCTGACGTTCGAGAACCGCGCCGCCATCGAGGCCGCGGAGCGCGCGCTCGTGAGCGCCCGGGACGCCGCCGCGTCGCACGCCGCCGCCGCGGAGGAGGTGGCCGCGTCCACCGAGGAGACGGCCGCCGCGGTGGAGCAGGTCTCCGCGACCGCCGAGGAGCTGTCGGGCGGCGCGAGCGCGCTGCGGGGGCTCCTGGGCGAGTTCAGGACGTGA
- a CDS encoding ABC transporter substrate-binding protein, producing MPALLRIAAFPAPRPRAPRAHPRLRAAARTAAGAALVATALLLGVAGCRGAAPGPRAAGVPADTIAIGIALNPERPGMEAIHNGVDLAVATLNADSAVRARGLVFTAVRTPRGLTSAVRAAELLRDHPKVAGIVGDAESGRTLDALPVYEDVDGDGERAVVAVSPTATSAALAGRSPWLFRVSPNDETASRGVAAFAADSLAAQQAAIVYRNDSYGRDWAATFAKAYKGSDGWIVARDPYVHGVTEWEPYAAYLATLQPDLILFPGSAEHAGPFLRALRKAGLKAPVLGGDALAPLADSAEFAGVHYAVAFVAERAATPEGRAFVRAYGKQFGAPPGVRAAMAYEAAMLLGRAATAVGPDAPRRRAAVRDWLSALGKTAPAFRGVAGPIAFDARHDVVGRGVVVARVRAAAAPTLAAADAASEARP from the coding sequence ATGCCGGCCCTGCTCCGTATCGCCGCCTTCCCCGCCCCGCGCCCCCGCGCGCCGCGCGCCCATCCCCGCCTGCGCGCCGCCGCCCGCACCGCCGCGGGCGCGGCCCTGGTGGCGACCGCGCTGCTCCTGGGCGTCGCCGGCTGCCGCGGCGCCGCGCCCGGTCCCCGCGCGGCCGGCGTCCCCGCCGACACGATCGCCATCGGCATCGCGCTCAACCCCGAGCGCCCCGGCATGGAGGCGATCCACAACGGCGTCGACCTCGCCGTCGCCACCCTGAACGCCGACAGCGCCGTCCGGGCGCGCGGCCTCGTGTTCACGGCCGTCCGCACGCCGCGCGGGCTCACGAGCGCCGTCCGGGCGGCCGAGCTGCTGCGCGACCATCCGAAGGTGGCCGGGATCGTCGGCGACGCCGAGAGCGGCCGCACCCTCGACGCCCTGCCCGTCTACGAGGACGTGGACGGCGACGGCGAGCGCGCCGTGGTGGCCGTCTCCCCCACCGCCACCAGCGCGGCGCTGGCCGGCCGGAGCCCCTGGCTCTTCCGCGTCTCCCCCAACGACGAGACGGCGTCGCGCGGCGTGGCCGCCTTCGCGGCCGACTCGCTGGCCGCGCAGCAGGCGGCCATCGTCTACCGGAACGACTCGTACGGCCGCGACTGGGCCGCCACCTTCGCCAAGGCCTACAAGGGAAGCGACGGGTGGATCGTCGCCCGCGACCCGTACGTCCACGGCGTCACGGAGTGGGAGCCGTACGCGGCCTACCTGGCGACGCTGCAGCCGGACCTCATCCTCTTCCCTGGCAGCGCCGAGCACGCGGGCCCCTTCCTGCGCGCCCTCCGGAAGGCGGGACTCAAGGCGCCGGTCCTCGGCGGCGACGCGCTGGCCCCGCTGGCCGACTCGGCGGAGTTCGCGGGCGTGCACTACGCCGTGGCCTTCGTGGCCGAGCGCGCGGCGACGCCCGAGGGGCGCGCCTTCGTGCGCGCGTACGGGAAGCAGTTCGGCGCGCCGCCGGGGGTCCGCGCCGCGATGGCCTACGAGGCGGCGATGCTGCTGGGCCGCGCCGCGACGGCCGTCGGCCCCGACGCCCCGCGCCGGCGCGCCGCCGTGCGCGACTGGCTGAGCGCCCTCGGGAAGACGGCGCCGGCGTTCCGCGGCGTCGCCGGCCCCATCGCCTTCGACGCCCGGCACGACGTGGTGGGGCGCGGCGTGGTCGTCGCCCGCGTGCGGGCCGCCGCCGCTCCGACCCTCGCCGCCGCGGACGCCGCCTCGGAGGCCCGGCCGTGA
- the coxB gene encoding cytochrome c oxidase subunit II, with product MTRTHHPRRLAATLLAGAALLVLAACDSGQYPNSIFTKNSEFNADVGSLFNRLFFWGTIVFVLVEALLLYVIIKFRRKPGQAEPKHVHGNTTLEVLWTAIPAVILVFIAVPTVRTIFRTQAKARPDALQVEVIGHQWWWEFRYPEYNVSTANELYLPAGRTVNFSLKTADVLHSFWIPALAGKRDLIANHTNFLWFTPDSALGAAAWNGHCAEYCGASHANMKFRTYTVTAAEFDSWVKGQQAVAVFGATPAPGQSASPATPGDSAAAAATRAQAGAQSAGPKADAGVAALPPSSAARSQSTPTQSAQQPLAAGAARDTTAAGLAAVQGPSAATPAYTYPMDKLPRHIRPSTPIPADIGRISDAVLASGDAARGQKIYSSQSCIGCHYINGNPMSAGKIGPNLTHVGSRNTIGAGLFPNDARNLAYWIKNTRKMKPGVVMPTLGLNEYDPVTKMQVKAGGLTDQQIADIVAYLLALK from the coding sequence ATGACACGGACCCACCACCCGCGACGGCTGGCAGCGACGCTGCTAGCGGGTGCGGCACTGCTCGTACTGGCCGCGTGCGACTCCGGCCAGTACCCGAACTCGATCTTCACCAAGAACTCCGAGTTCAACGCCGACGTCGGCTCGCTGTTCAACCGGCTCTTCTTCTGGGGCACGATCGTCTTCGTGCTCGTCGAGGCGCTGCTGCTGTACGTGATCATCAAGTTCCGCCGGAAGCCGGGCCAGGCGGAGCCGAAGCACGTGCACGGGAACACGACGCTCGAGGTCCTGTGGACCGCGATCCCCGCGGTCATCCTGGTCTTCATCGCCGTGCCCACGGTGCGGACGATCTTCCGCACGCAGGCCAAGGCGCGTCCCGACGCGCTGCAGGTCGAGGTGATCGGCCACCAGTGGTGGTGGGAGTTCCGCTATCCCGAGTACAACGTCTCGACCGCGAACGAGCTCTATCTGCCCGCCGGGCGGACGGTGAACTTCTCGCTCAAGACCGCGGACGTCCTGCACTCGTTCTGGATCCCGGCGCTCGCGGGCAAGCGCGACCTGATCGCGAACCACACGAACTTCCTCTGGTTCACGCCGGACAGCGCGCTCGGCGCGGCCGCGTGGAACGGGCACTGCGCCGAGTACTGCGGCGCGTCGCACGCGAACATGAAGTTCCGCACCTACACGGTGACGGCGGCGGAGTTCGACAGCTGGGTGAAGGGGCAGCAGGCGGTCGCCGTGTTCGGCGCCACGCCGGCGCCCGGCCAGAGCGCGTCCCCGGCGACGCCGGGCGACTCGGCCGCCGCCGCGGCGACGCGCGCGCAGGCGGGCGCGCAGTCGGCCGGCCCCAAGGCGGACGCCGGCGTGGCCGCGCTGCCGCCGTCGTCGGCCGCGCGCAGCCAGTCGACGCCGACGCAGTCCGCGCAGCAGCCGCTGGCCGCGGGCGCCGCGCGTGACACCACGGCCGCGGGGCTGGCCGCGGTGCAGGGGCCGAGCGCCGCGACGCCGGCCTACACCTACCCGATGGACAAGCTGCCGCGCCACATCCGTCCGAGCACGCCGATCCCGGCGGACATCGGGCGCATCAGCGACGCGGTGCTGGCCTCGGGCGACGCGGCGCGCGGGCAGAAGATCTACTCGTCGCAGTCGTGCATCGGGTGCCACTACATCAACGGCAACCCGATGTCGGCCGGCAAGATCGGGCCGAACCTCACGCACGTCGGCTCGCGCAACACGATCGGCGCGGGGCTGTTCCCGAACGACGCGCGCAACCTCGCCTACTGGATCAAGAACACTCGGAAGATGAAGCCCGGCGTCGTGATGCCGACGCTCGGCCTCAACGAGTACGATCCGGTGACGAAGATGCAGGTGAAAGCGGGCGGGCTAACCGACCAGCAGATCGCCGACATCGTCGCCTACCTCCTGGCCCTGAAGTAA
- the ctaD gene encoding cytochrome c oxidase subunit I produces MATTVAAPAYAPAHSQEETGLWSWLTTVDHKRIGTLYLFTSLFFFVWGGIEAALIRAQLAGPNLNVLSADTYNQVFTMHGTTMVFLAIMPLSAAFFNLLIPLQIGARDVAFPRLNAFSYWIYLLGGIFISLPILFQAAPDGGWFGYTPLTTKAHSPGINIDFWVIGLQILGISTLAASFNFITTIVNMRAPGMNMMRMPMFTWNSFVVQFLVLLAFPVITIALQFLIFDRFFGTNFYTTAAGADPLLWQHLFWIFGHPEVYILILPAFGLVSEVIPAFSRKPIFGYPVMVYATVLIGFLGFGVWAHHMFSVGMGPVADSVFSLTTMLIAIPTGVKIFNWISTMWGGALRFTTAMKFAVALVGLFTVGGISGVMHSSPPADLQQTDTYFIVAHFHYVLFGGSMFGLFAGTYFYFPKFSGRIMSEKLGSWSFWWMFVGMNLTFFPMHYSGLMGMPRRIYTYDADQGYTLFNQLSTAGTGVLMIGIAITLWNLWRSWSHGERVGNDPWGAGTLEWSIPSPPPDYNFAELPKVTSRYPVWDAKSPELTREVPHTETGDRRLGIAGPEGITNGHEFAEVQVNPTGGAAYAQGEQGVRVSANAPQRLPTAKELGIPMPNPSIMPLVCALGVVVMFCGLLFLGKSTMTGVSIMAFGALWWVTSLYNWLTTPLEDAH; encoded by the coding sequence ATGGCAACCACCGTCGCAGCGCCGGCGTACGCGCCCGCGCACTCCCAGGAAGAGACCGGTCTCTGGAGCTGGCTGACCACGGTCGATCACAAGCGGATCGGCACGCTGTACCTGTTCACCAGCCTGTTCTTCTTCGTCTGGGGCGGCATCGAGGCGGCGCTCATCCGCGCGCAGCTGGCCGGCCCCAACCTCAACGTCCTCTCGGCGGACACCTACAACCAGGTGTTCACGATGCACGGCACCACGATGGTGTTCCTCGCCATCATGCCGCTGTCCGCCGCCTTCTTCAACCTGCTCATCCCGCTCCAGATCGGCGCGCGCGACGTCGCGTTCCCGCGGCTCAACGCGTTCTCGTACTGGATCTACCTGCTCGGCGGCATCTTCATCTCGCTGCCGATCCTGTTCCAGGCCGCGCCCGATGGCGGCTGGTTCGGCTACACCCCGCTGACCACGAAGGCCCACAGCCCGGGCATCAACATCGACTTCTGGGTCATCGGCCTGCAGATCCTCGGCATCAGCACGCTCGCGGCGTCGTTCAACTTCATCACGACGATCGTGAACATGCGGGCCCCCGGGATGAACATGATGCGCATGCCCATGTTCACCTGGAACTCGTTCGTCGTGCAGTTCCTGGTGCTGCTGGCGTTCCCGGTCATCACGATCGCGCTGCAGTTCCTGATCTTCGACCGCTTCTTCGGGACGAACTTCTACACGACGGCCGCGGGCGCCGACCCGCTGCTCTGGCAGCACCTGTTCTGGATCTTCGGGCACCCCGAGGTCTACATCCTGATCCTGCCCGCCTTCGGCCTCGTGTCGGAGGTGATCCCGGCGTTCAGCCGCAAGCCGATCTTCGGCTACCCGGTGATGGTGTACGCCACGGTCCTGATCGGCTTCCTCGGCTTCGGCGTGTGGGCGCACCACATGTTCTCGGTCGGCATGGGCCCGGTCGCGGACTCGGTGTTCAGCCTCACGACGATGCTGATCGCCATCCCGACCGGCGTGAAGATCTTCAACTGGATCTCCACGATGTGGGGCGGCGCGCTGCGCTTCACGACGGCCATGAAGTTCGCCGTGGCGCTCGTCGGCCTGTTCACGGTCGGCGGCATCTCCGGCGTCATGCACTCGTCGCCGCCGGCCGACCTGCAGCAGACCGACACGTACTTCATCGTCGCGCACTTCCACTACGTGCTGTTCGGCGGCTCGATGTTCGGCCTGTTCGCCGGGACGTACTTCTACTTCCCGAAGTTCAGCGGCCGCATCATGAGCGAGAAGCTCGGCAGCTGGAGCTTCTGGTGGATGTTCGTCGGCATGAACCTGACGTTCTTCCCGATGCACTACTCGGGGCTGATGGGCATGCCGCGCCGCATCTACACGTACGACGCGGACCAGGGCTACACGCTGTTCAACCAGCTGTCGACGGCCGGCACCGGCGTCCTCATGATCGGCATCGCGATCACGCTCTGGAACCTGTGGCGCAGCTGGAGCCACGGGGAGCGCGTGGGCAACGATCCGTGGGGCGCGGGCACGCTGGAGTGGTCGATCCCGTCGCCACCGCCCGACTACAACTTCGCCGAGCTGCCGAAGGTGACGTCGCGCTACCCGGTGTGGGACGCGAAGTCGCCCGAGCTGACGCGCGAGGTGCCGCACACCGAGACCGGCGACCGCCGCCTCGGCATCGCGGGCCCGGAGGGGATCACCAACGGCCACGAGTTCGCCGAGGTGCAGGTGAACCCGACCGGCGGCGCCGCCTACGCGCAGGGCGAGCAGGGCGTGCGCGTCTCGGCCAACGCGCCGCAGCGCCTGCCCACCGCCAAGGAGCTCGGCATCCCGATGCCGAATCCGTCGATCATGCCGCTCGTCTGCGCCCTGGGCGTGGTCGTGATGTTCTGCGGCCTGCTCTTCCTGGGGAAGAGCACGATGACCGGTGTCAGCATCATGGCGTTCGGCGCGCTGTGGTGGGTGACGTCGCTCTACAACTGGCTCACCACCCCGCTCGAGGACGCGCACTGA
- a CDS encoding cytochrome c oxidase subunit 3: MATAETLTSATPADLPHTGGHYTTTGLDNRKIAIWAFIGSECMLFTSLISTYLIYKGRSLVGPYPHETWTDPATGKVFPAILNIPVTSASTFVLLMSSLAMVLAHDAVVNSENPNRKAYQNSKLWLAMTAILGAVFLGFQAYEFTSFVHEGLTIRTNLFGSSFFTLTGFHGAHVTAGVIWLLSLLMIDFKRGLKPHDELAVDMAALYWHFVDVVWIVIFTLVYLIQ, translated from the coding sequence ATGGCGACCGCTGAGACGCTGACGTCCGCCACCCCGGCGGATCTCCCGCACACGGGCGGGCACTACACGACCACCGGCCTCGACAACCGGAAGATCGCCATCTGGGCGTTCATCGGGTCCGAGTGCATGCTCTTCACGTCGCTCATCTCGACGTACCTGATCTACAAGGGGCGGTCGCTCGTCGGGCCGTACCCGCACGAGACGTGGACCGACCCGGCGACGGGGAAGGTCTTCCCGGCGATCCTCAACATCCCGGTGACCTCGGCCTCCACGTTCGTGCTGCTGATGTCGTCGCTGGCGATGGTGCTGGCGCACGACGCGGTGGTGAACTCGGAGAACCCGAACCGGAAGGCCTACCAGAACTCCAAGCTCTGGCTGGCCATGACGGCCATCCTCGGGGCGGTCTTCCTCGGCTTCCAGGCCTACGAGTTCACGTCGTTCGTGCACGAGGGGCTGACGATCCGCACGAACCTCTTCGGCTCGTCGTTCTTCACGCTCACCGGCTTCCACGGCGCGCACGTGACGGCCGGCGTGATCTGGCTGCTCTCGCTGCTGATGATCGACTTCAAGCGCGGGCTCAAGCCGCACGACGAGCTGGCCGTCGACATGGCCGCGCTGTACTGGCACTTCGTCGACGTCGTGTGGATCGTGATCTTCACGCTCGTGTACCTCATCCAGTAG
- a CDS encoding cytochrome C oxidase subunit IV family protein, with protein sequence MAHDSHDAHGAGDHGHGAGHGAHHAHHPTAGTYVKVGIFLTVITIVEVYAYYIPSFVASAYFVPALLIMSAVKFFTVVSVYMHLKYDHRLFRALFTGPFIVAGLTLIGLMFLFGHLSIRLGLLT encoded by the coding sequence ATGGCTCACGACTCCCACGACGCACACGGGGCGGGCGACCACGGCCACGGCGCCGGCCACGGGGCGCACCACGCGCACCATCCGACGGCCGGCACGTACGTGAAGGTCGGCATCTTCCTCACGGTCATCACGATCGTCGAGGTCTACGCCTACTACATCCCCAGCTTCGTCGCCTCGGCGTACTTCGTCCCGGCGCTGCTGATCATGTCGGCGGTCAAGTTCTTCACCGTCGTCTCGGTCTACATGCACCTGAAGTACGACCACCGGCTGTTCCGCGCGCTCTTCACCGGCCCGTTCATCGTGGCCGGGCTGACGCTGATCGGCCTGATGTTCCTGTTCGGGCACCTCTCGATCCGGCTCGGCCTCCTCACCTGA
- a CDS encoding cytochrome c oxidase assembly protein — MLVASPVVPALALLHPVAQLGSTFSVHPSTAIGIAALAALYLWRARVGPTAAASGATPAAGARTPTAAQRLAFFTGLALLFVSLNGPIHDLSDVYLFSAHMVQHLLLQLVVVPLLLLGTPGWMLRPLLGVPALRAVGTRITRPAWCFVLFNLVMAGWHLPPLYNTALAYHGVHITQHLMFLVASTLMWWPILGTLPELPRLSYPAQLLYCFLLTIPMSIVSVYITYADRVLYPAYSWAPRVLGMSPLEDQRLGGLIMWVPGGIYFMLVMSVVFFRWTTRGAQDDVHAAQVPA, encoded by the coding sequence ATGCTCGTCGCGTCACCCGTCGTCCCCGCCCTCGCGCTGCTGCACCCGGTGGCGCAGCTGGGCAGCACCTTCTCCGTGCACCCGAGCACCGCCATCGGCATCGCGGCGCTCGCGGCGCTCTATCTCTGGCGCGCCCGCGTCGGTCCGACCGCCGCCGCGTCGGGCGCGACGCCGGCCGCCGGCGCGCGCACGCCCACCGCGGCGCAGCGCCTCGCGTTCTTCACCGGGCTCGCGCTGCTGTTCGTCTCGCTCAACGGCCCGATCCACGACCTGAGCGACGTCTACCTGTTCAGCGCCCACATGGTGCAGCACCTGCTGCTGCAGCTCGTGGTGGTGCCGCTGCTCCTCCTCGGCACGCCGGGGTGGATGCTCCGCCCGCTGCTCGGCGTCCCGGCGCTGCGCGCCGTCGGCACGCGCATCACGCGCCCGGCGTGGTGCTTCGTGCTGTTCAACCTCGTCATGGCCGGCTGGCACCTGCCGCCGCTCTACAACACGGCGCTGGCGTACCACGGGGTGCACATCACGCAGCACCTGATGTTCCTGGTCGCCTCGACGCTGATGTGGTGGCCGATCCTCGGGACGCTGCCCGAGCTGCCGCGCCTCTCGTACCCCGCGCAGCTGCTCTACTGCTTCCTGCTGACGATCCCGATGTCGATCGTCTCGGTCTACATCACCTACGCCGACCGCGTGCTCTACCCCGCGTACTCGTGGGCGCCGCGCGTGCTGGGGATGTCGCCGCTCGAGGACCAGCGCCTCGGGGGGCTGATCATGTGGGTGCCGGGCGGCATCTACTTCATGCTGGTGATGTCGGTCGTGTTCTTCCGCTGGACGACCCGCGGCGCGCAGGACGACGTGCACGCCGCGCAGGTCCCGGCCTGA